CCGCAATCAGGTTCAGCAGGGTGGACTTGCCGCAACCGGTCGGACCGACGATGACGAGGAATTCATTTTTCATCACCTCGAAGGTACAGTCATGAAGCACCTGCATCACCCCCGCTCCCGTTCGAAGCGTTTCGAAACATGCTCAACGCTGATGAGAATCTGTTCTTGCTTCATCGGTTCTCCCTTCAAAGTTTCCATGCGAATTTTTTAATCAACCACCGGTTGGCCGAGTCGAGCAGATAGCCGATCGCGCCGATTACCATGATGGTGGCCATGAGCTGGTCGTAGCGGAAGCGGTCGCGGGTGTCGAGAATGAAGTAGCCGAGACCGTCCGGCACGCCCAGCATCTCCGCCGGAACGAGGATGATCCAGCTCACCCCTACGGCGAGCCTGAGGCCGGTGAGCATGTCCGGTACGGCAGCGGGGATAATCACCTTGCGCAGAATGCCAGTGTCCTTTGCGCCCATCGTTCGGGACATGTTCACCCAAAGCGGGCTGACCCGTCCCGCGCCGTGCGAAGTATTCAGGATCAGCGGCCAGATAGCGACCAGCCAGAGCAGAAAGGTCACGGAAACATCGCCCACACCAAAGATGATGATAGCGATGGGC
This portion of the Chlorobaculum parvum NCIB 8327 genome encodes:
- a CDS encoding ABC transporter permease, whose protein sequence is MANQNGSNATGVQGKLLDRVFYLTGILLFLAVWQLASMFKLFGADFSDSFSPVAAFSALFEMIKSGELIHHAIPSIRRVLTSLLLAIIVALPIGVLVGYFKRVEQLTYVVFQFMRMISPLAWMPIAIIIFGVGDVSVTFLLWLVAIWPLILNTSHGAGRVSPLWVNMSRTMGAKDTGILRKVIIPAAVPDMLTGLRLAVGVSWIILVPAEMLGVPDGLGYFILDTRDRFRYDQLMATIMVIGAIGYLLDSANRWLIKKFAWKL